A window of Coregonus clupeaformis isolate EN_2021a unplaced genomic scaffold, ASM2061545v1 scaf0604, whole genome shotgun sequence genomic DNA:
TGGTTATAAAGcgccagaggtgggacaaagtcattgttatgcaagtcacaagtaagtctcaagtctttgccctcgagtcccgagtcaagtcgagtcaaagatgaggcaagtcccaagtcgagtcaaaagtcaaagccatcaagtctcaagtcgagtccaaagtcctacattttagttttgagtcatttcaagtcctcttagcaagcctttgcaagtcattacaagtcctcgtagcaagtcttctcgagtcataaggcgcaagtccaagtcaagtcacgagtcattgatgttaaagtccaagtcgagttgcgaagtctttgtacattttgtcgagtcgagtctgaagtcatcaaattcatgactcagTCTGACTcaagtccaagtcacatgactcgagtccacacctctgtaAAGCGCTGCTGGGTGTATGCAGAATAGGGTGAGATCAGATGTGATGTATCCTAAAGAGTCTCAATGAAAGTCTTAGAATAAAAagtcccattttgtgtttattaaacAAGTATTAAATACACCATATGAAAACCACATACAGGTCTCAACAAAAATTGATAACTTGCATACATTTTCTCATTGAAAGTGTCTTGGGAAAAACATTTTGTAGTTGAATGGAAGTAATGAAATAGGCATTTGTGAACATCAAATATcctacacagtacaaacacaataTGTAAAATACTTTTTAGGCTTATGTCTGGATGCAATATTCTACCCAGGAATATTCAACACTGAAATCTGTTACTCTTGTTATTCCAAatgcatctgtggatcttttctgCTGACAAccgtgaaaatatatatattttcctgtTATAGAGTAGAAtggtttttctgctggtgtatcctgaggtagctcctctctgagaacctcttcccgcagtGAGTACAGGCGAACGGCCTCTCTCCCGTGTGGACCTATGGTGCCTCTTCAGCTGGTCCTGGCGGGAGAACCgcttctcacactgggggcagctgtagggtttctcccctgagtggaccctctggtgcctcttcaggtcaccAGCCTGGGCGAAGCACacgtgacactgggtacagctgaagggtttctcCCCAGTGTGGACCCTCTTGTGGATCTCCACCTTCTGCgggcagctgaagcctttgttacagaacatgcagaggaactgtttctctttactattgcctgatgtggttccccctccctgagcctgggctctagccctgtcgtttgagttcaatacctgatCGAAAAGGATGTGGCCGTGTGAATCGGAAGGTGCCATCGACGTGGACACTGGGTCGCGATCCCTGAACGCGTGTAAAAGGGAGTGGGTGGCGACATTTTGATTTGTCTCTAAGCTTTCCCTGTAATCTAAGAAATCTCTGCCCTGTGAGTGTCTGTCTTCTAGGTGACTATCTGtattccatgtgggaggaacgttgccctccactttcacagtcacTTCATCTACGACCAGACcctcccctttcttatctaggcaccTTTCAGAGTACACACTACTACTGTACCGGTTCCAGTCCTCTCTagacagatcagtctgtgtctctaAACCCAAGGGCATGTTGCCAGGGTCCATCTCTGTATCATAAGAACAAGATGGATCATCAACACCAGTGTCTAATGCGTCACCATCTCCACAGGAATGAACCGTCCTCTGGCTCTGGTGAAATACGTTAAATACTCTGAGCCAGGAGCAGGAGGACAGCCCAGTATCCCCTGCCCCAGTCTCTCTGGGTCTGATATGTGGTCAGATCCTGTGTGTAAGAGCCTGTGTGTTACAGTTACAGTCttggtgtctgtctctgacttgagGACGGCGTTCGGCGTTCCACTGACCTCCATGATGCTGCGTCGGGTCCTGGCCTGGGGCACGGTGGCGAGGTCCTCCGTGGCTACAGGGGGCGCCACTCCAGCTGCTGCTTCAGTCTGGATGTCTCTGCTGTGTCTTGTGTCCTCCCCTTCAGACCGCTCCTGCTTGaccccaggacctgcagcctctgcatctgcagactgacacaaGAAGAGTGGGGTTAT
This region includes:
- the LOC123485182 gene encoding zinc finger protein 583-like translates to MDPGNMPLGLETQTDLSREDWNRYSSSVYSERCLDKKGEGLVVDEVTVKVEGNVPPTWNTDSHLEDRHSQGRDFLDYRESLETNQNVATHSLLHAFRDRDPVSTSMAPSDSHGHILFDQVLNSNDRARAQAQGGGTTSGNSKEKQFLCMFCNKGFSCPQKVEIHKRVHTGEKPFSCTQCHVCFAQAGDLKRHQRVHSGEKPYSCPHCTQCHMCFAQAGHLKRHQRVHTWEKSYSCPQCEKRFSHQHQLKTYLKVHTGKRPFACTHCGKRFYLRIHQQKMHTAHV